A part of Kryptolebias marmoratus isolate JLee-2015 linkage group LG8, ASM164957v2, whole genome shotgun sequence genomic DNA contains:
- the camta1a gene encoding calmodulin-binding transcription activator 1 isoform X1 — protein MAAENKPEGLKKVRNPDRMYRSAVCYAGHGPPKSISDDTETNNEHGHLKIYLPKKLLECLPKCTSLPKERHRWNTNEEIAAYLITFEKHEEWLTTSPKTRPQNGSMILYNRKKVKYRKDGYCWKKRKDGKTTREDHMKLKVQGVECLYGCYVHSSIIPTFHRRCYWLLQNPDIVLVHYLNVPAIEDCGKPCGPILCSINTDKKEWAKWTKEELIGQLKPMFHGIKWTCSNGNSSSGFSVEQLVQQILDSHQTKPPPRTHNCLCTGTLGAGSSVHHKCNSAKHRIISPKVDPRSGGYSSAHSEVQNNDVSEGKTEHSAHGGGKSSGGGGGGGSAREKRNGKVHKPVLLHQNSTEVSSTNQVEVPDTTQNSPVSISSGLNSDPDMADSPVVTGMSHVPSVMSSLSQSVFMSEVTGDPVYSMSPTGGPNAHLMGADATSQGLVLSVAADRHKFAFPGGGVGEPGTTTAGDSLSMLSAAGVSEELVLTSSLDAGTIKMPETNMNFDPDCFLNNPKQGQTYGGSALKTENNSSSTSSSSGGSSSTNGSLQRSPNMADNGYTFNSALIKNIKTEDTSFEQQLAKESGYQVGGVVNCGSGVSSGAGSNQGSLGLTTAGSLLPSGGGLSPSTTLEQMDFSAIDAKQEYTSSAAAVSYGQAMSSPHMQHQNHSPSFFLQDASQTSQTQQGRSSLGQKTHLMEHNSHDSGGYMGLQVVKTDSPGSNGHLHHHHQTQTQHRANCNGGSPTEGPGQTGSLQLLQYQGPFPGMGTEHEEVVGLDQAGGVSSAQTGANGENGADNLLKPGDHIQACGAGNGDGGGAEHYLQQASDGGGGGTGGAGEGVTIHNGNNNNDGSNRTQQQQQLQPLLQGTSMVQGLYNSVGTHQGLGGAASNGGAGGTGMEINLDHFDISFGNQFSDLINDFISVDGSGTAMSAGGALYAHQLVTSHSSENQNTASGGPQQAQEDGGARGSGYNPSELCLQPCCSPQSLSGGAGAGGNTGEAGSLSYMNVAEVVSAAVAQGALGMLQATGRLFMVTDYSPEWSYPEGGVKVLITGPWQEASSNYSCLFDQISVPASLIQPGVLRCYCPAHDTGLVTLQVAISNQIISSSVVFEYKARALPSLPSSQHDWLSLDDNQFRMSILERLEQMERRMAEMASHQQSSSAGSGGAGGGAGGGGGGGGGGGSGGGGGGGNNSQTQCVSGQTQASSSFESRVVVVCEKMMSRACWAKSKHLIHSKTFRGMTLLHLAAGQGYATLIQTLIKWRTKHADSIDLELEVDPLNVDHFSCTPLMWACALGHLEAAVVLYKWDRRALAIPDSLGRLPLSIARSRGHTKLAECLEQLQREEQQPAAPLPPTSHMSFSPAPDAPTTDSWMVSWANDSIVAPSGKKGGPANTTTTSSTTSLNPDLRRPRSEPSNCYSSEGQRDLPLAKKHKPNPELFQTRPDKAMSVPLSLEQQHLHKLSTSTKSLSSEGLSSDKSLSGGSTGTTRWTSRENFSSSNLGRKPLGMSGSSSLTKEKLVNRLRQREQLGMLVMADREMADSELLSYREDLENQDCFTQMDDLQVNMMTLAEHIIEATPERIKRENFTAADSVPLDTSGVSSTMNWLANYLGDVEQLPSIIHLRSLYNEPLTPSSNPSLSPGGSPLREGPLERSAVPSLADWSEFINASNSKVERDLAQLTLSDPEQRELYEAARLVQTAFRKYKGRPLREQQEVAAAVIQRCYKKYKQLTWIALKYALYKKMTQAAILIQSKFRSYHEQKKFQQSRRAAVLIQQYYRSYKEFGRLKPQQRGAAAALVQHKLRGSLLTKRQDQAARKIMRFLRRCRHSPLMDHRLFKRVSAASATQFVPPLLSLSPLPVYFLTPPSLSFNPPCVSLSHSLIKQ, from the exons aacccTGATATTGTGCTCGTCCACTATTTGAATGTTCCAGCCATTGAGGATTGTGGGAAACCATGTGGACCTATCTTATGTTCCATCAATACAGACAAGAAGGAATGGGCCAAGTGGACCAAGGAGGAGCTGATTGGCCAGCTCAAACCCATGT TTCATGGCATCAAGTGGACTTGCAGCAATGGGAACAGCAGCTCAGGCTTCTCAGTGGAGCAGCTAGTGCAACAGATTCTGGACAGCCACCAAACTAAGCCGCCTCCCCGGACTCACAACTGCCTCTGCACGGGTACCCTGG GTGCAGGGAGCAGTGTACACCACAAATGCAACAGCGCCAAACATCGCATCATCTCCCCGAAAGTGGACCCCCGCTCTGGGGGCTACAGCAGTGCACACTCTGAGGTACAAAACAACGATGTATCTGAGGGAAAGACAGAGCACAGCGCCCATGGAGGAGGCAAAAGCTCCGGGGGCGGCGGTGGAGGGGGCAGCGCCAGGGAGAAACGCAACGGCAAAGTCCACAAGCCTGTCCTGCTGCACCAGAACAGCACAGAGGTGTCATCCACCAACCAGGTGGAGGTCCCCGACACCACGCAGAACTCCCCCGTTTCCATCAGCAGTGGCCTCAACAGCGACCCAGACATGGCTGACAGCCCCGTGGTGACAGGCATGAGCCACGTTCCCTCTGTCATGTCTAGTCTGTCCCAGAGTGTCTTCATGTCTGAGGTCACTGGAGACCCCGTCTACAGTATGTCTCCTACTGGGGGTCCTAACGCTCACCTGATGGGTGCTGATGCCACTTCACAGGGTTTGGTGCTGTCTGTGGCTGCTGATCGTCACAAATTTGCCTTCCCTGGGGGAGGAGTGGGAGAACCTGGAACCACCACGGCAGGAGACAGTCTGTCCATGTTGTCTGCAGCTGGGGTGTCTGAGGAACTGGTGCTAACCAGCAGTCTGGATGCTGGAACTATCAAGATGCCAGAGACTAATATGAACTTTGACCCTGACTGCTTCCTAAACAACCCCAAACAGGGCCAGACCTATGGTGGCAGTGCACTGAAGACAGAGAACAACTCCTCCTCAACATCTTCTTCCTCTGGTGGCAGCAGTAGCACCAACGGCAGTCTGCAACGCTCCCCCAACATGGCAGACAACGGCTACACCTTCAACTCAGCTCTCATAAAGAACATCAAGACAGAAGACACATCGTTTGAGCAGCAGCTGGCCAAAGAGAGTGGCTACCAGGTTGGAGGTGTAGTGAACTGTGGCAGCGGGGTGTCATCTGGTGCTGGTTCAAATCAGGGCAGTCTTGGTCTGACGACCGCAGGATCCCTGCTTCCTTCTGGCGGGGGTCTGAGTCCCAGCACTACCTTGGAGCAGATGGATTTTAGTGCCATTGATGCAAAGCAAGAATATACTTCTAGTGCTGCCGCAGTGAGCTACGGTCAGGCCATGTCTAGTCCTCATATGCAACACCAGAACCATTCCCCCAGCTTTTTCCTCCAAGATGCTTCTCAAACCAGCCAGACTCAGCAGGGGAGGTCAAGCTTGGGCCAGAAAACACATCTGATGGAGCATAACTCCCATGACTCTGGAGGTTATATGGGGCTACAGGTGGTGAAAACTGACTCTCCTGGCAGCAATGGCCACCTTCATCACCACCATCAGACCCAGACCCAGCACAGGGCCAACTGTAATGGAGGTTCACCCACAGAGGGGCCTGGCCAGACTGGTTCTCTCCAACTGCTTCAGTACCAGGGGCCTTTTCCTGGGATGGGGACAGAGCACGAAGAGGTGGTCGGTCTAGACCAAGCCGGCGGTGTGAGTTCAGCTCAGActggagccaatggagagaatgGAGCTGACAATCTGCTCAAGCCAGGGGACCACATTCAGGCATGTGGAGCAGGAAatggagatggaggaggagcagagcacTACCTGCAACAGGCCTCAGATGGCGGTGGTGGAGGTACAGGAGGTGCAGGTGAAGGAGTAACAATTCACaatggaaacaacaacaacgatgGCAGCAACCgcacccagcagcagcagcagctgcaacCCCTCTTGCAAGGCACAAGTATGGTACAAGGACTCTACAACTCAGTGGGAACCCACCAAGGTCTGGGTGGAGCCGCTAGTAATGGAGGAGCAGGGGGAACAGGCATGGAGATCAATTTAGACCACTTTGACATATCTTTTGGCAACCAGTTCTCTGACCTCATAAATGACTTCATCTCGGTGGACGGCAGTGGGACTGCCATGTCAGCTGGAGGGGCTCTGTATGCTCACCAGCTGGTCACGTCTCACAGCTCTGAAAACCAGAACACAGCCAGTGGAGGGCCCCAACAGGCCCAGGAGGATGGAGGAGCCAGGGGCTCTGGCTACAACCCATCTGAGCTCTGCCTTCAACCTTGCTGCAGCCCCCAGTCTCTGAGTGGAGGTGCTGGTGCAGGAGGCAACACGGGAGAAGCTGGTTCATTGTCCTACATGAATGTCGCAGAGGTGGTTTCTGCAGCTGTTGCCCAGGGGGCTTTGGGGATGCTACAGGCCACAGGCCGCCTCTTCATGGTCACTGACTACTCACCGGAGTGGTCCTATCCTGAG GGTGGAGTTAAGGTGCTGATCACTGGTCCCTGGCAGGAGGCCAGCTCAAACTACAGCTGCTTGTTTGACCAGATCTCAGTCCCAGCATCTCTCATCCAGCCAGGAGTGCTGCGTTGCTACTGCCCAG CTCATGATACAGGTCTGGTGACGCTGCAGGTGGCCATCAGTAACCAGATTATATCCAGTTCTGTGGTGTTTGAATACAAGGCCCGCGCTCTTCCATCACTGCCATCCTCTCAGCACGACTGGCTGTCCCTCGATG ATAACCAGTTCAGAATGTCTATCCTGGAGCGCTTGGAGCAGATGGAGAGGAGGATGGCAGAGATGGCCAGCCACCAGCAGTCGAGCAGTGCAGGGAGTGGCGGAGCTGGGGGAGGAGCagggggagggggtggaggaggaggaggaggcggcagtggaggaggtggaggaggaggcaaCAACAGCCAGACACAG tgTGTGTCTGGCCAGACGCAGGCCAGCAGCTCCTTTGAAAGTCGTGTTGTGGTGGTCTGTGAGAAGATGATGAGCAGAGCTTGCTGGGCCAAGTCCAAACATTTAATCCACTCTAAGACCTTCAGAGGGATGACACTCCTTCACCTGGCTGCCGGCCAGGGCTATGCCACCCTCATTCAGACACTCATCAAATGGCG TACTAAGCATGCTGACAGTATTGATTTGGAGTTAGAAGTGGACCCTCTCAATGTGGATCACTTCTCCTGCACTCCTCTG ATGTGGGCATGTGCACTGGGTCACTTGGAGGCAGCAGTGGTCCTGTATAAATGGGACAGACGTGCCCTAGCTATCCCAGATTCTCTGGGTCGCTTACCCTTGTCAATTGCACGCTCTCGTGGCCACACCAAATTGGCTGAGTGTTTGGAGCAGCTACAGAGGGAAGAACAGCAGCCAGCAGCACCTCTACCACCCACAAGTCACATGTCTTTCTCCCCAGCCCCGGACGCACCCACCACGGACAGCTGGATGGTCAGCTGGGCAAATGACAGCATAGTAGCACCCAGTGGAAAGAAAGGAGGTCCTGCCAACACAACTACTACGTCCAGCACCACTAGCCTCAATCCTG acttaaGAAGACCTAGGTCAGAGCCCTCCAACTGTTATAGCAGTGAGGGCCAAAGAGACCTCCCACTAGCTAAAAAACATAAACCCAACCCAGAACTGTTTCAGACTCGGCCTGACAAAGCTATGTCTGTTCCTTTGAGCCTGGAGCAGCAACACCTCCACAAGCTGTCCACAAGCACTAAGAGCCTATCCTCAGAGGGCCTGAGCTCAGACAAAAGCCTGTCAGGAGGCAGCACTGGAACCACCAGATGGACCTCCAGAGAGAATTTCTCCAGCAGCAACTTGGGAAGGAAGCCTCTAGGGATGAGCGGTAGCAGTAGTCTAACAAAAGAGAAGCTCGTCAACCGACTGCGACAGCGAGAACAACTAGGCATGCTGGTTATGGCGGACAGAGAAATGGCTGATTCAGAACTGCTATCATATCGGGAAGATTTGGAGAATCAGGACTGTTTCACACAAATGGACGACCTGCAG GTAAATATGATGACTCTGGCAGAGCACATCATTGAAGCCACACCGGAGAGAATCAAGAGGGAGAACTTCACTGCAGCAGACTCTGTGCCCTTAGATACATCAGGGGTCAGCAGCACCATGAACTGGCTGGCCAACTACTTGGGAGATGTAGAACAGCTTCCAAGCATCATACACTTACG ATCTCTGTACAATGAACCTCTGACACCATCATCCAACCCAAGCCTGAGTCCTGGGGGGTCTCCGCTGAGGGAGGGCCCCCTGGAGAGGTCAGCGGTCCCTTCTCTAGCTGACTGGAGTGAGTTCATCAATGCCTCCAACAGCAAAGTGGAGCGAGACCTGGCCCAGCTGACTCTGTCAGATCCAGAGCAGAGAGAGCTGTATGAGGCCGCCCGTCTGGTCCAAACTGCCTTCCGCAAGTACAAG GGGCGGCCACTCCGAGAGCAACAGGAAGTAGCTGCAGCTGTTATACAACGTTGCTACAAGAAATACAAACAG CTAACATGGATAGCCTTGAAG TATGCACTTTATAAGAAGATGACGCAGGCCGCCATCCTTATCCAGAGTAAGTTCCGCAGCTACCACGAACAGAAGAAGTTCCAGCAGAGCAGGAGGGCGGCTGTGCTCATTCAGCAATACTACCGCAGCTACAAGGAGTTTGGCAGGCTGAAGCCTCAACAGCGGGGGGCTGCTGCTGCCCTGGTGCAGCACAAACTGAG GGGTAGTCTGCTCACAAAGAGGCAGGATCAGGCTGCCAGGAAGATTATGAGGTTTCTACGACGCTGCCGCCACAG CCCCTTGATGGACCATAGACTGTTCAAGCGGGTGAGTGCAGCCTCAGCAACTCAGTTCGTGCCTCCCCTCCTCTCTTTATCTCCTCTACCTGTTTATTTCCTTAcgcctccctctctctcctttAATCCTccctgtgtgtctctctctcactctttaataaaacaataa
- the camta1a gene encoding calmodulin-binding transcription activator 1 isoform X3, translating into MAAENKPEDEHGHLKIYLPKKLLECLPKCTSLPKERHRWNTNEEIAAYLITFEKHEEWLTTSPKTRPQNGSMILYNRKKVKYRKDGYCWKKRKDGKTTREDHMKLKVQGVECLYGCYVHSSIIPTFHRRCYWLLQNPDIVLVHYLNVPAIEDCGKPCGPILCSINTDKKEWAKWTKEELIGQLKPMFHGIKWTCSNGNSSSGFSVEQLVQQILDSHQTKPPPRTHNCLCTGTLGAGSSVHHKCNSAKHRIISPKVDPRSGGYSSAHSEVQNNDVSEGKTEHSAHGGGKSSGGGGGGGSAREKRNGKVHKPVLLHQNSTEVSSTNQVEVPDTTQNSPVSISSGLNSDPDMADSPVVTGMSHVPSVMSSLSQSVFMSEVTGDPVYSMSPTGGPNAHLMGADATSQGLVLSVAADRHKFAFPGGGVGEPGTTTAGDSLSMLSAAGVSEELVLTSSLDAGTIKMPETNMNFDPDCFLNNPKQGQTYGGSALKTENNSSSTSSSSGGSSSTNGSLQRSPNMADNGYTFNSALIKNIKTEDTSFEQQLAKESGYQVGGVVNCGSGVSSGAGSNQGSLGLTTAGSLLPSGGGLSPSTTLEQMDFSAIDAKQEYTSSAAAVSYGQAMSSPHMQHQNHSPSFFLQDASQTSQTQQGRSSLGQKTHLMEHNSHDSGGYMGLQVVKTDSPGSNGHLHHHHQTQTQHRANCNGGSPTEGPGQTGSLQLLQYQGPFPGMGTEHEEVVGLDQAGGVSSAQTGANGENGADNLLKPGDHIQACGAGNGDGGGAEHYLQQASDGGGGGTGGAGEGVTIHNGNNNNDGSNRTQQQQQLQPLLQGTSMVQGLYNSVGTHQGLGGAASNGGAGGTGMEINLDHFDISFGNQFSDLINDFISVDGSGTAMSAGGALYAHQLVTSHSSENQNTASGGPQQAQEDGGARGSGYNPSELCLQPCCSPQSLSGGAGAGGNTGEAGSLSYMNVAEVVSAAVAQGALGMLQATGRLFMVTDYSPEWSYPEGGVKVLITGPWQEASSNYSCLFDQISVPASLIQPGVLRCYCPAHDTGLVTLQVAISNQIISSSVVFEYKARALPSLPSSQHDWLSLDDNQFRMSILERLEQMERRMAEMASHQQSSSAGSGGAGGGAGGGGGGGGGGGSGGGGGGGNNSQTQCVSGQTQASSSFESRVVVVCEKMMSRACWAKSKHLIHSKTFRGMTLLHLAAGQGYATLIQTLIKWRTKHADSIDLELEVDPLNVDHFSCTPLMWACALGHLEAAVVLYKWDRRALAIPDSLGRLPLSIARSRGHTKLAECLEQLQREEQQPAAPLPPTSHMSFSPAPDAPTTDSWMVSWANDSIVAPSGKKGGPANTTTTSSTTSLNPDLRRPRSEPSNCYSSEGQRDLPLAKKHKPNPELFQTRPDKAMSVPLSLEQQHLHKLSTSTKSLSSEGLSSDKSLSGGSTGTTRWTSRENFSSSNLGRKPLGMSGSSSLTKEKLVNRLRQREQLGMLVMADREMADSELLSYREDLENQDCFTQMDDLQVNMMTLAEHIIEATPERIKRENFTAADSVPLDTSGVSSTMNWLANYLGDVEQLPSIIHLRSLYNEPLTPSSNPSLSPGGSPLREGPLERSAVPSLADWSEFINASNSKVERDLAQLTLSDPEQRELYEAARLVQTAFRKYKGRPLREQQEVAAAVIQRCYKKYKQLTWIALKYALYKKMTQAAILIQSKFRSYHEQKKFQQSRRAAVLIQQYYRSYKEFGRLKPQQRGAAAALVQHKLRGSLLTKRQDQAARKIMRFLRRCRHSPLMDHRLFKRVSAASATQFVPPLLSLSPLPVYFLTPPSLSFNPPCVSLSHSLIKQ; encoded by the exons aacccTGATATTGTGCTCGTCCACTATTTGAATGTTCCAGCCATTGAGGATTGTGGGAAACCATGTGGACCTATCTTATGTTCCATCAATACAGACAAGAAGGAATGGGCCAAGTGGACCAAGGAGGAGCTGATTGGCCAGCTCAAACCCATGT TTCATGGCATCAAGTGGACTTGCAGCAATGGGAACAGCAGCTCAGGCTTCTCAGTGGAGCAGCTAGTGCAACAGATTCTGGACAGCCACCAAACTAAGCCGCCTCCCCGGACTCACAACTGCCTCTGCACGGGTACCCTGG GTGCAGGGAGCAGTGTACACCACAAATGCAACAGCGCCAAACATCGCATCATCTCCCCGAAAGTGGACCCCCGCTCTGGGGGCTACAGCAGTGCACACTCTGAGGTACAAAACAACGATGTATCTGAGGGAAAGACAGAGCACAGCGCCCATGGAGGAGGCAAAAGCTCCGGGGGCGGCGGTGGAGGGGGCAGCGCCAGGGAGAAACGCAACGGCAAAGTCCACAAGCCTGTCCTGCTGCACCAGAACAGCACAGAGGTGTCATCCACCAACCAGGTGGAGGTCCCCGACACCACGCAGAACTCCCCCGTTTCCATCAGCAGTGGCCTCAACAGCGACCCAGACATGGCTGACAGCCCCGTGGTGACAGGCATGAGCCACGTTCCCTCTGTCATGTCTAGTCTGTCCCAGAGTGTCTTCATGTCTGAGGTCACTGGAGACCCCGTCTACAGTATGTCTCCTACTGGGGGTCCTAACGCTCACCTGATGGGTGCTGATGCCACTTCACAGGGTTTGGTGCTGTCTGTGGCTGCTGATCGTCACAAATTTGCCTTCCCTGGGGGAGGAGTGGGAGAACCTGGAACCACCACGGCAGGAGACAGTCTGTCCATGTTGTCTGCAGCTGGGGTGTCTGAGGAACTGGTGCTAACCAGCAGTCTGGATGCTGGAACTATCAAGATGCCAGAGACTAATATGAACTTTGACCCTGACTGCTTCCTAAACAACCCCAAACAGGGCCAGACCTATGGTGGCAGTGCACTGAAGACAGAGAACAACTCCTCCTCAACATCTTCTTCCTCTGGTGGCAGCAGTAGCACCAACGGCAGTCTGCAACGCTCCCCCAACATGGCAGACAACGGCTACACCTTCAACTCAGCTCTCATAAAGAACATCAAGACAGAAGACACATCGTTTGAGCAGCAGCTGGCCAAAGAGAGTGGCTACCAGGTTGGAGGTGTAGTGAACTGTGGCAGCGGGGTGTCATCTGGTGCTGGTTCAAATCAGGGCAGTCTTGGTCTGACGACCGCAGGATCCCTGCTTCCTTCTGGCGGGGGTCTGAGTCCCAGCACTACCTTGGAGCAGATGGATTTTAGTGCCATTGATGCAAAGCAAGAATATACTTCTAGTGCTGCCGCAGTGAGCTACGGTCAGGCCATGTCTAGTCCTCATATGCAACACCAGAACCATTCCCCCAGCTTTTTCCTCCAAGATGCTTCTCAAACCAGCCAGACTCAGCAGGGGAGGTCAAGCTTGGGCCAGAAAACACATCTGATGGAGCATAACTCCCATGACTCTGGAGGTTATATGGGGCTACAGGTGGTGAAAACTGACTCTCCTGGCAGCAATGGCCACCTTCATCACCACCATCAGACCCAGACCCAGCACAGGGCCAACTGTAATGGAGGTTCACCCACAGAGGGGCCTGGCCAGACTGGTTCTCTCCAACTGCTTCAGTACCAGGGGCCTTTTCCTGGGATGGGGACAGAGCACGAAGAGGTGGTCGGTCTAGACCAAGCCGGCGGTGTGAGTTCAGCTCAGActggagccaatggagagaatgGAGCTGACAATCTGCTCAAGCCAGGGGACCACATTCAGGCATGTGGAGCAGGAAatggagatggaggaggagcagagcacTACCTGCAACAGGCCTCAGATGGCGGTGGTGGAGGTACAGGAGGTGCAGGTGAAGGAGTAACAATTCACaatggaaacaacaacaacgatgGCAGCAACCgcacccagcagcagcagcagctgcaacCCCTCTTGCAAGGCACAAGTATGGTACAAGGACTCTACAACTCAGTGGGAACCCACCAAGGTCTGGGTGGAGCCGCTAGTAATGGAGGAGCAGGGGGAACAGGCATGGAGATCAATTTAGACCACTTTGACATATCTTTTGGCAACCAGTTCTCTGACCTCATAAATGACTTCATCTCGGTGGACGGCAGTGGGACTGCCATGTCAGCTGGAGGGGCTCTGTATGCTCACCAGCTGGTCACGTCTCACAGCTCTGAAAACCAGAACACAGCCAGTGGAGGGCCCCAACAGGCCCAGGAGGATGGAGGAGCCAGGGGCTCTGGCTACAACCCATCTGAGCTCTGCCTTCAACCTTGCTGCAGCCCCCAGTCTCTGAGTGGAGGTGCTGGTGCAGGAGGCAACACGGGAGAAGCTGGTTCATTGTCCTACATGAATGTCGCAGAGGTGGTTTCTGCAGCTGTTGCCCAGGGGGCTTTGGGGATGCTACAGGCCACAGGCCGCCTCTTCATGGTCACTGACTACTCACCGGAGTGGTCCTATCCTGAG GGTGGAGTTAAGGTGCTGATCACTGGTCCCTGGCAGGAGGCCAGCTCAAACTACAGCTGCTTGTTTGACCAGATCTCAGTCCCAGCATCTCTCATCCAGCCAGGAGTGCTGCGTTGCTACTGCCCAG CTCATGATACAGGTCTGGTGACGCTGCAGGTGGCCATCAGTAACCAGATTATATCCAGTTCTGTGGTGTTTGAATACAAGGCCCGCGCTCTTCCATCACTGCCATCCTCTCAGCACGACTGGCTGTCCCTCGATG ATAACCAGTTCAGAATGTCTATCCTGGAGCGCTTGGAGCAGATGGAGAGGAGGATGGCAGAGATGGCCAGCCACCAGCAGTCGAGCAGTGCAGGGAGTGGCGGAGCTGGGGGAGGAGCagggggagggggtggaggaggaggaggaggcggcagtggaggaggtggaggaggaggcaaCAACAGCCAGACACAG tgTGTGTCTGGCCAGACGCAGGCCAGCAGCTCCTTTGAAAGTCGTGTTGTGGTGGTCTGTGAGAAGATGATGAGCAGAGCTTGCTGGGCCAAGTCCAAACATTTAATCCACTCTAAGACCTTCAGAGGGATGACACTCCTTCACCTGGCTGCCGGCCAGGGCTATGCCACCCTCATTCAGACACTCATCAAATGGCG TACTAAGCATGCTGACAGTATTGATTTGGAGTTAGAAGTGGACCCTCTCAATGTGGATCACTTCTCCTGCACTCCTCTG ATGTGGGCATGTGCACTGGGTCACTTGGAGGCAGCAGTGGTCCTGTATAAATGGGACAGACGTGCCCTAGCTATCCCAGATTCTCTGGGTCGCTTACCCTTGTCAATTGCACGCTCTCGTGGCCACACCAAATTGGCTGAGTGTTTGGAGCAGCTACAGAGGGAAGAACAGCAGCCAGCAGCACCTCTACCACCCACAAGTCACATGTCTTTCTCCCCAGCCCCGGACGCACCCACCACGGACAGCTGGATGGTCAGCTGGGCAAATGACAGCATAGTAGCACCCAGTGGAAAGAAAGGAGGTCCTGCCAACACAACTACTACGTCCAGCACCACTAGCCTCAATCCTG acttaaGAAGACCTAGGTCAGAGCCCTCCAACTGTTATAGCAGTGAGGGCCAAAGAGACCTCCCACTAGCTAAAAAACATAAACCCAACCCAGAACTGTTTCAGACTCGGCCTGACAAAGCTATGTCTGTTCCTTTGAGCCTGGAGCAGCAACACCTCCACAAGCTGTCCACAAGCACTAAGAGCCTATCCTCAGAGGGCCTGAGCTCAGACAAAAGCCTGTCAGGAGGCAGCACTGGAACCACCAGATGGACCTCCAGAGAGAATTTCTCCAGCAGCAACTTGGGAAGGAAGCCTCTAGGGATGAGCGGTAGCAGTAGTCTAACAAAAGAGAAGCTCGTCAACCGACTGCGACAGCGAGAACAACTAGGCATGCTGGTTATGGCGGACAGAGAAATGGCTGATTCAGAACTGCTATCATATCGGGAAGATTTGGAGAATCAGGACTGTTTCACACAAATGGACGACCTGCAG GTAAATATGATGACTCTGGCAGAGCACATCATTGAAGCCACACCGGAGAGAATCAAGAGGGAGAACTTCACTGCAGCAGACTCTGTGCCCTTAGATACATCAGGGGTCAGCAGCACCATGAACTGGCTGGCCAACTACTTGGGAGATGTAGAACAGCTTCCAAGCATCATACACTTACG ATCTCTGTACAATGAACCTCTGACACCATCATCCAACCCAAGCCTGAGTCCTGGGGGGTCTCCGCTGAGGGAGGGCCCCCTGGAGAGGTCAGCGGTCCCTTCTCTAGCTGACTGGAGTGAGTTCATCAATGCCTCCAACAGCAAAGTGGAGCGAGACCTGGCCCAGCTGACTCTGTCAGATCCAGAGCAGAGAGAGCTGTATGAGGCCGCCCGTCTGGTCCAAACTGCCTTCCGCAAGTACAAG GGGCGGCCACTCCGAGAGCAACAGGAAGTAGCTGCAGCTGTTATACAACGTTGCTACAAGAAATACAAACAG CTAACATGGATAGCCTTGAAG TATGCACTTTATAAGAAGATGACGCAGGCCGCCATCCTTATCCAGAGTAAGTTCCGCAGCTACCACGAACAGAAGAAGTTCCAGCAGAGCAGGAGGGCGGCTGTGCTCATTCAGCAATACTACCGCAGCTACAAGGAGTTTGGCAGGCTGAAGCCTCAACAGCGGGGGGCTGCTGCTGCCCTGGTGCAGCACAAACTGAG GGGTAGTCTGCTCACAAAGAGGCAGGATCAGGCTGCCAGGAAGATTATGAGGTTTCTACGACGCTGCCGCCACAG CCCCTTGATGGACCATAGACTGTTCAAGCGGGTGAGTGCAGCCTCAGCAACTCAGTTCGTGCCTCCCCTCCTCTCTTTATCTCCTCTACCTGTTTATTTCCTTAcgcctccctctctctcctttAATCCTccctgtgtgtctctctctcactctttaataaaacaataa